Below is a genomic region from Bacteroidota bacterium.
TATACAAATCTTCAACACTATCATATACTTTTACGCCATCAGCCTCCATAACTGACTTCTCAACAAATGGATCAAAAGCTGCGATAGACATTCCAAAACCTTTAGCAATATGACCTACCAATTTGCCAACATTACCATAAGCATGAATTCCAATTGTTTTTTCTTTTAATTCAGTTCCTGCTTTACCATTGAATAAGCCACGTGCCATATAAACCATCATACCAACTGCTAATTCTGCAACAGCATTTGAGTTTTGACCAGGTGTATTCATTACACAAACATTATTTGCTGTAGCTGAAGCAAGATCAACATTATCATATCCTGCTCCTGCCCGAACTACAATTTTCAGGTTTTTACCTGCCTCGATTACATCTGGCGTTACTTTATCACTTCTGATAATCAATGCATCTACATCTGCAACAGCTGCTAATAACTCGGCATTATCTGTATACTTTTCAAGCAAAATCAATTCGTATCCTGCTTTTTCAATAACTTTTCTTATACCATCAACTGCTACTGCTGCAAATGGTTTTTCGGTAGCTATCAATACTTTTTTCATGAATTTAATTTTATACGTTTACTTCATGGATTCAAATTCCTGCATCACTTTTACCAATGCTACCACACTTTCTTTAGGGAGTGCATTATAGGTAGAAGCACGATATCCTCCGACAGAACGATGACCCTTAATTCCAACCATTCCTCTGGCAGTAGCAAAGTCAAGAAATTCTTTCTCAAGCTCTGCATATTCCTCATTCATCACCCAGCAAATATTCATGAGCGAACGATCTTCAACAACTGATACAGTAGGTTTGAATAATTTATTTCTATCTATTTCATCATAAAGCAAACCAGCTTTTTCGATATTAACTTTTTCCATGGCTTCAATTCCACCATTGTTTTTCAGCCATTCTAACGTTTTTAGCGCAGCAAATAATGGAAGTACTGGAGGTGTGTTGAACATCGACTCGCTTTTTATGTGCGTTCGATAATCCAGCATAGTTGGAATAGCACGGTCAACTTTTCCTAACAATTCTTCCTTAACAATAACGAAAGTGATTCCAGCTGGTGCAAGATTTTTTTGAGCACCTCCATATATCAATGCATATTTTGAAACATCAATTGGGCGACTAAAAATATCGGAAGACATATCAGCTACCAAAGGAATATCAATATCGAAATCTTCTCTGATCTCAGTTCCATAAAGCGTGTTGTTTGTTGTAATATGGAAATAATCTGCATCAGCAGGTACTTCCCAGCCCTTTGGAATATAATTGTAGTTGCTCTCTTTTGAAGATGCCACTTCAACTACTTCTCCAAATAATTTAGCTTCCTTTACAGCTTTTGCTGCCCAACCACCGGTTGTCAGATAGGCTGCTTTTTTCCCCATTAAATTGTAGGGCACCATCATAAATTGTGTACTGGCACCACCACCAAGAAACAGCACTTGATATCCTTCAGGGATATTTAATAACTCTTTAAAAAGAGCAACTGCTTTATCCATTACAGCAACCACTTCTTTGCTTCTGTGAGAAATTTCCATTATTGAAAGACCTGTCCCTGCGAAGTCTTTTATTGCTTTTGCGGTTTCATCAATTGTATATTGAGGAAGAATTGAAGGACCAGCATAAAAATTATGAGTTTTGCCCATGTCAAATTAATTTAACGATTTGAAAAATTACAGCTATTTTTGCTTAACAAAACAGCTAAAGTTTACTTAATATTTGCTGCCAATTTACAAAAGCTAATGGATTTCGAAACCTGGTTATATATATTTTTTATTGCTATATCGATTATAGTTCCTATCGTTAAAAAAGCCTATAAAAAAAACAACCCTCCCCCTGAAAACATGGAAGAAGAAGTTGTTGAAGAGAATGTGTTTGAATCATTAAAAGAGCAATTTAACAGATACCAGCAAGCCAGCACCACAAGTCAACCTCAGGTCGTAACGCAGCAAGAGGATGATTTTCTCAACTATGATGATGAAGCTATTGAGAAAAATTATCAGGAAGCCACAAAAGTGGCAGAATATAAACCTGTTTTTACCTATGATGATGTGCATTCCATGGATGAGCAGAATTATGATGCTTATTCCCTAGAATCTAATGAAGAAGAAGAGGCGGGTAATAATTACAATGAAAAAAGTGAAACTTATTCATTTAAATTTGACCCTGTTGATGCGATCATTTATTCTGAAATTCTTAAAAGACCAGAATACTAATTCATCACCCCAGCTATTTTTAAGCCTTTCATAATGATTATGTTTATTTCAAACATTTATGTAAACTTGCTGCTGTTTTGAAAATAATTTTAAATAATATAATTCACAAAAAAAGTATACAATGGCAGTAATTAAAGCATTTCGTGGTATTCGTCCTGCAAAGGATAAAGCTCATATGGTTGCATCAAAACCTTATGATGTTTTAAATTCAGCTGAAGCAAGAATTGAAGCAGAAGGAAATCCTTATTCATTTTATCATGTGGTAAAAGCTGAGATTGACCTTCCTGAGGACATTGATATTCATTCAATGGAGGTCTATGAAAAAGGTCGCGACAATTTCAACCAAATGATAGCCGATGGCGTTCTATTTCAGG
It encodes:
- a CDS encoding 3-phosphoglycerate dehydrogenase, with translation MKKVLIATEKPFAAVAVDGIRKVIEKAGYELILLEKYTDNAELLAAVADVDALIIRSDKVTPDVIEAGKNLKIVVRAGAGYDNVDLASATANNVCVMNTPGQNSNAVAELAVGMMVYMARGLFNGKAGTELKEKTIGIHAYGNVGKLVGHIAKGFGMSIAAFDPFVEKSVMEADGVKVYDSVEDLYKNCQYISLHIPSNDKTKESINYDLISMMPKGATIVNTARKEVVCEESLVKVMQERDDFKYLSDIAPNNVLELIEKFEGRVYSTPKKMGAQTEEANINAGIAAATQIVGFLESADTTFKVN
- the serC gene encoding 3-phosphoserine/phosphohydroxythreonine transaminase, whose product is MGKTHNFYAGPSILPQYTIDETAKAIKDFAGTGLSIMEISHRSKEVVAVMDKAVALFKELLNIPEGYQVLFLGGGASTQFMMVPYNLMGKKAAYLTTGGWAAKAVKEAKLFGEVVEVASSKESNYNYIPKGWEVPADADYFHITTNNTLYGTEIREDFDIDIPLVADMSSDIFSRPIDVSKYALIYGGAQKNLAPAGITFVIVKEELLGKVDRAIPTMLDYRTHIKSESMFNTPPVLPLFAALKTLEWLKNNGGIEAMEKVNIEKAGLLYDEIDRNKLFKPTVSVVEDRSLMNICWVMNEEYAELEKEFLDFATARGMVGIKGHRSVGGYRASTYNALPKESVVALVKVMQEFESMK